The genomic stretch GTCTGCTAAATCGATAAATTCAATTCCAATGGGTTTCGAGAAGTCGACTACAATATCTACATCGCTGGTTGTCGGGGAGAAATCATCGCGAACAATTGAACCAAAGAGTCCAATAGAGGAGACATTGTACTTGTCAACTAATTGAGGTTTGATTCGCCGGATCGCTTCGATAACAGTATTTCTTACAGACATATAGCAAATTTAA from Bacteroidota bacterium encodes the following:
- a CDS encoding nucleotidyltransferase family protein, translating into MSVRNTVIEAIRRIKPQLVDKYNVSSIGLFGSIVRDDFSPTTSDVDIVVDFSKPIGIEFIDLADYLEDQIKRKVDLVSKNGIKAKYFEEIEREIIYV